A portion of the Acidisarcina polymorpha genome contains these proteins:
- a CDS encoding tyrosine-type recombinase/integrase, whose protein sequence is MSFEFAVHPIRWDRCPLVAADLHACSWLTLQSHRGLAANTLDAYSRGLERYLGFLIAHHVCSVVATRGDIGLYVASLSAGMSNATIQLQLTVVRLFHAYLMEEGVRPANPAAQNGSGRAMVARHHKLPWIPNEEDWHSILASARHESIRNRTMLAFAYDAGLRREELCSLQSDDIDPSRRMLRIRAETTKGRRERVLPYSSSSGELLHQYLDHRRTLGRKRGPLFLSESRRNYAAPISIWSWSKIILQLARRAGIGGFSTHTLRHLCLTDLARAGWDIHEIATFAGHRSVQTTLLYIHLSGRDLSRKLATGMAHIHARRAQMLAEVSQ, encoded by the coding sequence TTGTCATTTGAGTTTGCTGTTCATCCTATCCGTTGGGATCGGTGTCCGTTGGTGGCCGCCGACCTTCATGCCTGCTCATGGCTCACGCTCCAGTCTCATCGTGGATTGGCGGCCAACACCCTCGACGCATATTCGCGGGGACTGGAACGCTATCTTGGATTCTTGATAGCGCACCACGTTTGCTCCGTCGTTGCGACACGCGGCGATATAGGGCTGTATGTTGCCAGTCTCTCAGCCGGGATGTCGAACGCGACGATCCAGCTCCAGCTAACCGTAGTCCGTTTGTTCCATGCGTACCTGATGGAAGAAGGAGTACGTCCGGCCAACCCAGCGGCCCAGAACGGCAGCGGTCGCGCGATGGTCGCACGACATCACAAGCTGCCTTGGATTCCGAACGAGGAGGACTGGCATTCGATTCTGGCGTCAGCTCGCCACGAGTCGATTCGCAACAGGACCATGCTGGCCTTTGCCTATGACGCTGGTCTGCGCCGTGAGGAACTTTGTAGCTTGCAGAGCGACGATATTGACCCCTCCCGTCGGATGCTCAGGATTCGTGCGGAGACCACGAAGGGACGACGTGAGCGTGTTCTTCCGTACTCGTCTTCAAGTGGGGAACTGCTCCATCAGTATCTCGACCACCGCAGGACGCTGGGCCGCAAGCGTGGGCCGCTCTTTCTCTCTGAGTCCCGGCGCAACTATGCAGCGCCGATCTCGATATGGAGTTGGTCGAAGATCATACTCCAGCTTGCACGCAGGGCTGGCATTGGAGGGTTTTCGACGCACACATTGCGACATCTCTGTTTGACCGATCTTGCGCGCGCCGGTTGGGACATTCATGAGATCGCCACCTTCGCCGGCCATCGCAGCGTCCAGACGACGCTGCTCTATATACATCTCAGTGGCCGCGACCTCTCTCGGAAGCTTGCGACGGGCATGGCTCATATCCATGCCCGTCGCGCCCAGATGCTGGCGGAGGTGTCCCAGTGA